The Arcobacter sp. F2176 genome contains the following window.
TTCAAACTAAAATCTATTTTAGGATAAAGAACCGTATCTAAAAACTTTCTTATAAACAAAGCCATTGTAAAAGTAACGAAAACATTTACATAAAAAACATTTACATAAAAAATCTTTTTAACAAACTCAATATCATCCATAGGGAAAAGATAAAGTTTTGGGTATATAGAAAATTGACCTTGTAATAAAGTTGCGATTAGATATAAAAAATAATACAGATAAATTTTATCTTTTGTAAAAATGAATAAAAAAATATTATACAAAACAAGAGAAAATATACCACCAAAAAAAAGTGCCCATATAATTTGACGAAAAGTATCTTCTTTGTAAAACTCTTTTGGCGCATAAAGTTCTGGCTTGAACCAAAGTGAAAGTTTTTCATTTTTCACATTCAAATAATACATCTCATAACTATTTGCCTTGATAGCAATTGGGATATTAAGTGTAACAAGACCATGGAATTTTTCAAGATAGTAAATGCCTGTTGTTTTCGTTGATAATACTTTGTTATTTGAAACTTCATATAAATCAATTCTTTCTATAGAGAAATTATCTATTTTTAGAATCTTTTGTATAGCTTTATTTGTTGGGTTTTGAAGTTCAAATTTTATCCATACACCTTCAGGAACTAAATTACAATAATCAATAGCTTTTTTATTGGTTGTAATAAATTTATCATCATTTTTTAAAATAGTATTTATGGTCTCATGATTACCCATATCATGGTATATTTTGGAGTGGGGTAATAGCTCTATAGTTGCTTGTGTATTAACAAGAATAGTTGCTTGTAAATTTATATATAAAAAAACTAATAAAATAATTAGATAACGCATAAGACTCTTTTTTTCAAAAGTTTAACATAAAAAAAGTAATGTTTTTACAATATAACGATAAATATAACGCAGAAGTGTTAAAATACTTACATGAAAAAAATTAACATATTAATCATAGAAGATACAACTTTAACTGCACAAAAGATGAAAAGAACATTAGAATGGGCAGGATATCATGTAGTTGCTATTGCAAGTAGAAGTGAAAATGCTTTAGAGGCAATGTTTAAAGAGCATGTTGATATTATCATCGCAGATATCAATATCAAAGGGGAACTAAATGGAATTGAAACTGCAAAACTTATCCAAAAAAACTTCAATGTTCCAGTTATATTTTTAACATCATACCACGATGATAATACACTCTCTGAAGCTTCTAGCGTCAACTTTACAGGATACATTGTAAAACCATATTTAGATGCTCATCTTCTTAGAGAAGTAAAACTAGCTTCTCTTCGTTTTGGGCTCAATAATAAAATTGAAGCAATTAAACTTGATAATGAATATGTTTACGATGTACAAAATAAAGTTTTATTGAAAAATAATAAAGAGATAACTCTAACAAAAAAAGAAGAGCAATTTTTATATATGCTAATACAAAATAAAAACTCTGTAATATCCAATGAATATGTTGATTTAACATTATGGCATGACAATGCAACTTATGATGAAAATAGAAGACAATTACTTTTTAGACTAAGAAAGAAAGTACCAGATTTAGATATTCAAACTATAAAAGGTGTAGGTTATATTTTAAAAACAAATACCCCTGATATATAGTATAAATTTCAGTTGTGATTAGTTATATTACCTACTTATTAGATTCTATCAACTTCTCTTGACCAATTCTATAAAGCGCAAAGTCATACTTTATAGGGTCATTTTTATCAAACTGTTTTAGTTTTTTAGTTAGTAAATATGAAGCGTATAAATCGCAATTATTCCTACTTATAAGTCCAAGTTTATTTGATACATTGAAAGTATGAGTATCTAGTGGCATTAGTAAGTCTTCACTTGATACACCGCTCCATAATCCCATATCTAAATTATCTTTTCGAACCATCCATCTTAAATACATAAACCATCTTTTGTATGCTGCATTTCCTACTTGTTTTATATTGTTTTGTTTATCTCTTTTAAAGTTTGACCCAAGTAGGAATTTGTAGCCTTGGGATGTGTGTGGATTTATTTCATTTATTTTACTTATTATGTTATCTATTCCTTCACAGACATTATTATTTATTTTGTATTTCTCCACAAATAGTTCATTTAGTGTTGTTTGTTTTTTTAGTCTTGATAAGGCTATGAAAAACTCTTGGATATCTTTGCTATTTTGAAATCTATAATAGTGTTTTTCAAAACTTTTTCTAATACTCTGTTCATCTTTATTCAAAAGTGAAAAATCCAAACTATCTAAAAACTTTATTATCAAAGATGCTTTTCCATAGGCAAATAGTGCACAAATAAGTGAGATATATTCGTCATTATGTCTTTTTGCTATAAATAGTGGGTCTGGTCGCTCTAGTGTCAATTCACAGTCATTGTTTCTATTGGCAACTTCTATATCTAATAGGTTTTTGAGTTCTATATCTTTTTTGTTCATAGGCATCTTTGGAAGTAAAATCTTTTTCGATATAATAGCATCTTAGAAAAAATATTAGGTTAAAAATGGCAAATATATTAATAACAGGCTGTTCTTCTGGAATAGGATTAGAAACAGCAAAACTTTTAAAAAACAATGAATATAAAGTATATGCAACTGCACGAAAAAAAGAAGATGTGCTTATGTTGCAAGAGTTGGATTTCATAGCTTACAAACTAGATGTCACAAACCAAGCAGAGATAGCAGAAGTTTTAGAAAAGATCTTAAAACTAGACAAAAACTTAGATGCAGTTTTCAATAATGCAGGATATGGACAACCAGGAGCGATAGAAGATGTATCAACAGATACTCTTAAAGAACAATTTGAAACTAACTTTTTTGGTCTACATGAAGTTACACTTCAAGTTATGAGAATATTTAGAAATCAAGGTTATGGAAAGATTATTCAACACAGTTCAGTTCTAGGAATCATCTCTTTGAAATTTAGAGGTGCTTATAATGCAAGCAAATATGCAATAGAAGGTATTGCTGATACCTTAAGACAAGAAGTTATAAATGATAATATCTTTATAAGTACTATAAACACAGGTCCAGTAACTAGTAAATTTAGGGAAA
Protein-coding sequences here:
- a CDS encoding response regulator, which produces MKKINILIIEDTTLTAQKMKRTLEWAGYHVVAIASRSENALEAMFKEHVDIIIADINIKGELNGIETAKLIQKNFNVPVIFLTSYHDDNTLSEASSVNFTGYIVKPYLDAHLLREVKLASLRFGLNNKIEAIKLDNEYVYDVQNKVLLKNNKEITLTKKEEQFLYMLIQNKNSVISNEYVDLTLWHDNATYDENRRQLLFRLRKKVPDLDIQTIKGVGYILKTNTPDI
- a CDS encoding TIGR02757 family protein; the protein is MNKKDIELKNLLDIEVANRNNDCELTLERPDPLFIAKRHNDEYISLICALFAYGKASLIIKFLDSLDFSLLNKDEQSIRKSFEKHYYRFQNSKDIQEFFIALSRLKKQTTLNELFVEKYKINNNVCEGIDNIISKINEINPHTSQGYKFLLGSNFKRDKQNNIKQVGNAAYKRWFMYLRWMVRKDNLDMGLWSGVSSEDLLMPLDTHTFNVSNKLGLISRNNCDLYASYLLTKKLKQFDKNDPIKYDFALYRIGQEKLIESNK
- a CDS encoding SDR family NAD(P)-dependent oxidoreductase — translated: MANILITGCSSGIGLETAKLLKNNEYKVYATARKKEDVLMLQELDFIAYKLDVTNQAEIAEVLEKILKLDKNLDAVFNNAGYGQPGAIEDVSTDTLKEQFETNFFGLHEVTLQVMRIFRNQGYGKIIQHSSVLGIISLKFRGAYNASKYAIEGIADTLRQEVINDNIFISTINTGPVTSKFRENSLKKFNENINIKDSFHRKTYEKELKTRLESKDDGGLFNLPPSSVAKVVLKIMKSKNPKPRYYVTKATYILGFAKRILSTKLLDMLLNKI